Genomic window (Thermodesulfobacteriota bacterium):
GAGGAGAGTAAAAATGTCATTTCTTTTTATAACGATAATTATAGCTATACCTGTCCTCCTTTCATGGCCTGTCGGGAAGGCCATGAAGTGGGCGATGGACCCTGCTGAGCCCGAGAAAAAATTCAGGGGCCGTTTCACGAAGCTGTTCCGCGGCGTCTCAGGAGGACTCATCGAAAAGGAGCAGGACTGGAAGGCGTACTCGCTCTCCTTGCTCCTGTTCAATGCAGTGATGTTCCTGGTCGTATTCGCGATCATGGCGGCACAGCAATACCTCCCCCTCAACCCGGACGCAAAGGAGGCGATCGAGCCGAGCCTCATATTCAACACGACGGCCTCGTTCACGTCGAACACGAACCTCCAGCACTATTCGGGCGAGGTTTCGCTGAGCTATTTTTCCCAGCTCTTCGCTCTCATGTGGCTCCAGTTCGTCTCGGCCGCGACCGGCATAGCGGCGCTTACGGCGCTTTCGAGGGGACTTGCGGGTAAGCCCGGGCTCGGGAACTTCTACCGCGACCTGCTTAACGCCACTTTGTTAGTTCTTCTGCCGATCGCTGCGGTCGTCGCCGTACTCCTTGTATTGGGAGGCGTGCCCATGACATTCAACGGCGCTGCAACTGCGGAAACGCTCGAAGGCGTCGTGCAGACTATAGCGAGGGGGCCTGTCGCGGCGTTCGTCACTATAAAGCAGCTCGGGACGAACGGCGGAGGGTTCTTCGGTCCCAACTCCACGCACCCCTTCGAGAACCCGACATTTTTCACTAACATTGTCGAGTGCGTGAGCATACTGCTCATTCCAATGGCGTCCGTCTGGATGTTCGGCAGGATAACGAAGAGGATGCGCCATGCGGCGGTGATCTTCACGGTCATGGCTGCGATCCTTATAAGCACCGTCGGCCTCGCCGTCTATTTCGAGAGCGCTCCTACTCAGGCCTTTACGGGCCTTCCGGTCGAGAGCTCCATGAACCTAGAGGGAAAGGAGATGCGCTTCGGCACGTCGGCGGGTCCGCTCTGGGCGACCTTCACCACGGCCACGAGCAACGGCTCCGTCGATGCGATGCACGACAGCCTGAACCCGCTCACGGGTCTTGTACCGCTCACGGGCATGTGGCTCAACGTGACGTTCGGCGGCGTGGGCGTGGGGTTTATCAACATGTTCATATATATAATCGTCGGCGTTTTCATAAGCGGCATGATGGTGGGG
Coding sequences:
- the kdpA gene encoding potassium-transporting ATPase subunit KdpA, with the translated sequence MSFLFITIIIAIPVLLSWPVGKAMKWAMDPAEPEKKFRGRFTKLFRGVSGGLIEKEQDWKAYSLSLLLFNAVMFLVVFAIMAAQQYLPLNPDAKEAIEPSLIFNTTASFTSNTNLQHYSGEVSLSYFSQLFALMWLQFVSAATGIAALTALSRGLAGKPGLGNFYRDLLNATLLVLLPIAAVVAVLLVLGGVPMTFNGAATAETLEGVVQTIARGPVAAFVTIKQLGTNGGGFFGPNSTHPFENPTFFTNIVECVSILLIPMASVWMFGRITKRMRHAAVIFTVMAAILISTVGLAVYFESAPTQAFTGLPVESSMNLEGKEMRFGTSAGPLWATFTTATSNGSVDAMHDSLNPLTGLVPLTGMWLNVTFGGVGVGFINMFIYIIVGVFISGMMVGRTPEYLTKKVETKEMKLALLALLVHPLFILGGTALFAMTAWGASTVLNPGAHGFSEILYEFSSAAANNGSGFEGLGDNTVPWNVATGLVMLLARYIPIILPLAIAGSLALKKPAPETSGTLRTDSALFGFVILGTVVLIGALLFMPVAVLGPINEYVTTAGMYK